From a single Nothobranchius furzeri strain GRZ-AD chromosome 7, NfurGRZ-RIMD1, whole genome shotgun sequence genomic region:
- the LOC129167213 gene encoding uncharacterized protein → MSAFHRPTPLMTGVSPSCRQTSEPPRSLSSPLIRKKAIQISSFDEKGLIPEKHSSKPSAVDKSLDLVSSKTSGRLWWSKACQRKHREGVSSPPRTNSKALRSQTFSAKPDICISPAPEPNPPPAILTLKSKPSDSLPLHASQLSDFYPIQLQPDPKPSMSPALTVPVPRRSPSPSPHSQNYSTSQQNERQPSPFAEERRARSISISNTKMTTSDQEKHEVLDQRALMDFTHPGLRRVSQTREFKHQTESFRLPVVPPISCSQQKKIKPNTNENTPENKPRSPHGNLNLTSNPEPGVQRQQRKESVAILIASPNLQRKSADSQSSDLSSIHGSLEQMHSGKISTVPVVSNASCSTEPLSVRSEARGRRFDSHKEVSEDKTLPSGSFYTRPQEEVFLGSSCKFLHQAGSSQNITPPERRRFPSKTQSQAAWIGAEIEASRSNRVSEDHRCQSAPFHQPAGALEYVGLNRVKTPHTHQTAERHFSLMGPNRGLNQEKSVLQQESSKLVDFSDPFLDQKGFIDTPDYIKLPTKLPECPRAPAEADCSFNTNRSGISLKGDVGLPQQPAHQTSEGTTPERYCSNRPINREDLEDPCYVTMHIPDSVYVDGGGVKEDGRQIEDTTLYQHCHRRTEDVRVGLQSLTQTGRSRFPLKQQKHAERRAAEEQNQSHSQISSPAA, encoded by the exons ATGAGCGCTTTTCATCGCCCGACACCTTTGATGACAGGTGTATCTCCGTCCTGCAGACAAACAAGCGAACCTCCTCGGTCTCTGTCCTCTCCTCTGATCAGAAAAAAAGCCATTCAGATCTCCTCGTTTGATGAGAAGGGGCTCATCCCTGAAAAACACAGCTCTAAACCATCAGCAGTTGACAA ATCTTTAGATTTAGTTTCCTCCAAGACGTCTGGACGGCTCTGGTGGAGCAAAGCATGTCAGAGAAAGCACAGAGAAGGAGTTTCATCTCCTCCAAGGACAAACTCAAAAGCACTCCGCTCTCAGACTTTCTCAGCGAAGCCCGACATCTGCATTTCTCCTGCCCCTGAGCCAAATCCTCCTCCTGCAATCCTCACTCTCAAATCAAAGCCAAGCGACTCACTTCCTCTTCACGCCTCGCAGCTGAGTGATTTCTACCCAATACAGCTCCAGCCTGATCCAAAGCCAAGTATGTCTCCAGCTCTAACTGTCCCAGTCCCCAGGCGGAGCCCATCTCCATCACCCCACAGCCAAAACTATAGCACAAGCCAACAAAATGAGAGGCAGCCTTCCCCCTTTGCTGAAGAAAGACGTGCAAGGTCAATTTCGATTTCAAACactaaaatgacgacttcagaTCAGGAGAAGCATGAAGTTCTTGACCAAAGAGCTTTAATGGACTTCACTCATCCTGGGCTGAGAAGAGTCAGTCAAACGAGAGAGTTTAAACATCAGACTGAGTCCTTCAGGCTCCCGGTGGTGCCGCCGATTTCCTGCTCACAGCAAAAGAAAATCAAACCTAATACAAATGAAAATACTCCAGAAAATAAGCCAAGAAGTCCACACGGAAACTTAAATCTCACGAGTAACCCAGAGCCAGGCGTCCAGCGTCAGCAGAGAAAAGAGAGTGTTGCTATCCTCATCGCTTCACCAAACCTTCAGCGTAAATCTGCAGACTCTCAGTCCTCAGATCTTTCGTCCATTCACGGATCGTTAGAGCAAATGCATTCTGGGAAAATATCCACTGTACCAGTGGTGTCTAATGCATCCTGCTCCACTGAGCCTCTTTCAGTCAGAAGTGAAGCAAGGGGAAGACGATTTGACTCGCACAAAGAAGTAAGTGAGGATAAAACTCTTCCATCTGGCTCTTTTTACACAAGACCGCAAGAAGAAGTGTTCCTGGGAAGCTCGTGCAAATTCCTTCACCAAGCCGGTTCATCTCAGAACATCACACCCCCTGAGAGACGCAGATTCCCATCAAAGACCCAGAGTCAGGCTGCCTGGATCGGTGCAGAGATTGAAGCAAGTCGATCCAACCGTGTATCCGAGGATCACCGCTGCCAGTCAGCTCCCTTCCACCAGCCAGCAGGAGCTCTAGAGTATGTAGGGTTAAACCGGGTTAAGACACCTCACACACACCAGACTGCTGAGAGACATTTTTCACTAATGGGACCCAACAGAGGCTTGAATCAGGAGAAGTCTGTTTTGCAACAAGAAAGCAGCAAACTGGTGGATTTCAGTGACCCATTCCTGGATCAAAAAGGCTTTATAGACACACCTGATTACATAAAGCTGCCAACAAAACTACCAGAGTGTCCCCGGGCCCCAGCTGAGGCCGATTGCTCCTTCAACACAAACAGATCTGGCATCAGCCTAAAAGGAGACGTCGGCCTGCCGCAGCAACCCGCCCACCAGACATCAGAGGGGACAACACCAGAGCGTTACTGCTCAAACAGACCAATCAACAGAGAGGATCTGGAAGACCCCTGCTACGTCACCATGCACATCCCAGACTCAGTGTATGTGG ACGGGGGAGGGGTCAAAGAGGACGGCAGACAGATAGAAGACACCACTCTTTATcagcactgtcacagacgcactgAAGACGTGAGAGTTGGTTTGCAGAGTCTAACTCAAACGGGCCGAAGCAGGTTTCCACTCAAACAGCAGAAACATGCAGAGAGACGAGCGGCGGAGGAACAAAACCAGAGCCACTCTCAGATAAG CTCTCCTGCTGCTTGA
- the septin3 gene encoding neuronal-specific septin-3 isoform X1 gives MSDVVPPEVRPKPVVPAKPPNVGAPSPSSPFPPQGPGIGGGGISAAPPSGIPVPIGSHGPSHVGSHTVVHSGGHVGAHPPAHSAGHGHGGSHSSSGGSTLLGYIGIDTIIEQMRKKTMKTGFDFNIMVVGPSGLGKSTLVNTLFKSQVSRKSAGWARDEKIPKTVEIKSVSHVIEEGGVKMKLTIVDTPGFGDQINNDNCWEPISKYINEQFEKFLKEEVNITRKKRIPDTRVHCCLYFIPPTGHCLRQLDVEFMRRLSHSVNIIPVIAKSDTMTIEERQEFKQRVRKELENNGIEFYPQKEFDDDMEDKSDNDKIRETMPFAVVGSDKEHQVNGKRVLGRKTAWGIIEVENPNHCEFAQLRDFLIRRGSAADPHQPDQRDGFKRRTVIQIPRRMINYCLTCFSSGFAPVLETSGHSRFTA, from the exons ATGTCAGACGTAGTTCCACCAGAGGTTAGACCCAAACCAGTTGTTCCCGCCAAGCCCCCAAACGTGGGGGCTCCCTCTCCTTCAAGCCCGTTTCCACCCCAGGGACCAGGTATTGGAGGCGGTGGCATTTCTGCTGCCCCTCCAAGTGGAATTCCTGTTCCCATCGGGAGTCACGGTCCAAGCCATGTTGGCAGTCACACTGTGGTCCACAGTGGAGGACATGTAGGGGCCCACCCTCCAGCACACAGTGCAGGTCATGGCCACGGAGGCTCCCACAGCTCTAGCGGCGGGTCCACCCTGCTGGGGTACATCGGTATCGACACCATCATTGAACAGATGAGGAAGAAGACCATGAAGACTGGCTTTGACTTCAACATCATGGTGGTTG GTCCGAGCGGACTTGGAAAGTCAACTCTGGTGAACACTTTATTTAAATCCCAGGTGAGCAGGAAGAGCGCAGGATGGGCTCGTGATGAGAAGATTCCCAAAACCGTAGAGATTAAATCAGTGTCTCACG TGATTGAGGAAGGTGGTGTGAAGATGAAGCTGACCATCGTTGACACGCCAGGCTTTGGAGACCAAATCAACAATGACAACTG CTGGGAGCCCATTTCTAAATACATCAATGAGCAGTTTGAGAAGTTCCTGAAGGAGGAGGTGAACATCACCAGGAAGAAGCGCATCCCAGACACCCGGGTGCACTGCTGTCTCTACTTCATCCCTCCAACTGGACACTG TCTTCGGCAGCTGGACGTTGAATTTATGAGGCGCCTGAGTCACTCTGTCAACATAATTCCAGTTATCGCAAAATCGGACACGATGACCATCGAGGAGAGACAAGAGTTCAAACAGAGG GTGAGAAAGGAGCTGGAAAACAACGGGATTGAGTTCTACCCACAGAAAGAGTTTGATGATGACATGGAGGACAAGAGCGACAACGACAAGATCAGA GAAACGATGCCGTTTGCCGTGGTCGGGAGTGATAAAGAGCACCAAGTGAACGGAAAACGGGTTCTGGGGAGGAAGACCGCCTGGGGAATCATAGagg TTGAAAATCCAAACCACTGCGAGTTTGCTCAACTGAGAGATTTCCTGATCAG gagagggagcgcagctgatcctcatcagcctgatcagcgggacggctttaaaaggaggacggttatccagataccacgccggatgattaactactgcctGACTTGCttctcctccggattcgctcccGTCTTGGAGACTTCTGGACACTCACGGTTCACTGCCTGA